TGCCGGAGCACGATCGCCCGGCTGGCGGCAAGGTCACCATCCATGACTCCTGTCCGGCTCGCTACCAGCCTCAGATCCGGCAGGCGGTGCGGGAGATCGCCGTCCGGCTGGGGCACACGGTGCACGAGCTGCGGTTCCGCAACGAGCTCACCCAGTGTTGCGGCGCCGGCGGCTGCGCCCCCACGGGCAACCCCGCCCTGGCTGACCGGCACACCAGGGGGCGAGCCGAGCAGGCGGACGGCCTGGTGGTCACCTACTGTGCCCACTGCCGGGAGCGGTTCTCCTCCCAGGTGCCGGCACTCCATCTCCTCGACCTGGTGCTGGGAATCTCGTCCCCGCGCCAGCCCGTGCTCGAGGCCCACGACAGCCTGCACAACTGGGCCAACCGCTGGCTGGTCAAAAGACGACTGGCACGGCTTCGGGCGTGACTCCCAGGCCCGGGAGCGCCCCAGCCGCCAACCACAGGAGGGACCCCCATGGACGATCGTACCGGAAAGACCGCATCGATCATGATCTTCCACGACGAGCTCTGTCAGGTCTTCAACGGCCTGATGACCGCCCTGAGTCTCCTGCGGGCCGGCGCCAAGGTGACGGTCTTCTTCGGCTCCCGGGGGATCAACGCCGTGCACAAGGACAAGGTCGGCACCCTGCGCTGCCTGCCTGACCAGCCCGAGGAGGAGCAGAAAAGGGTCACCGCCCGCATGGAGGCCATGAACCTGCCCATGCCAGAGGAGATGCTGCTCATGCTGCACATGGAAGGTGCCCAGCTTCTGGCCTGCCCTCTGAACAAGAATGTTTTCGGGTTCCGGGACGACGACTTTGTGGAAGGGGTTCGTCTCGCCGACCCTGCCACCTACTATACCGACGTGGTCATGCCGGCCGACATGAATCTCGTGTTCTAGAAGGAGCCGACCATGCGCAGCCCTTCCCTGGTCGCCTTTTCCGTGGACCACCCTCGACTGGTGGTGCTGGTGTCGGTGGCTTTGAGTCTTCTGGCCATGACCCAGCTCGGCCGGATCACCACCGACACCAATCCCAAGAACATGCTCCCGGAGACCTCGGCGGTCCGGGTCGGGAATCGGCAGGTGGAACAAACCTTCCGCCTCTACGAGGACAGCATCGTGGTCGGGGTGCAAAGCGAGCGCGGCGTCCTCAACCAGGACACCCTGGGCCGGATCCTGCGCATCACCGATGCCATCCTCCAGGTGGACGGGGTGGCGGCCCGGGATGTGAGCGCCTTTTCGACCATCACCAACGTCACCGCCCAGGACGGCACCCTGCACGTGGGACCCCTCATGCCCCGGGTGCCGGAAACGGAGGCGGAGCTGGCGGCCTTGCGGCGGCAGCTTTTCGACAATCCCCTGTTCGTGGACCGGATCATCTCCCGGGACGGCAAGACCGCGGCCATCCATGTTCCCCTGGAGGCGGGCGCCAACGGCAAGGAGGTCGCCGATGCCCTCCGCCGGATCATCAGCCGGGAAGAGGGCGGTGAGCAGTTCTTCGTGGCTGGCGATCCGGTGGCCCGGGACACCTTCGGGGCGGAGATGTTCAAGCTCATGGCGGTGTTCGCCCCCATCGCCGGCGGGGTGATGCTCCTCATCCGGTATCTCATGTTC
This genomic interval from Thermodesulfobacteriota bacterium contains the following:
- a CDS encoding DsrE/DsrF/DrsH-like family protein → MDDRTGKTASIMIFHDELCQVFNGLMTALSLLRAGAKVTVFFGSRGINAVHKDKVGTLRCLPDQPEEEQKRVTARMEAMNLPMPEEMLLMLHMEGAQLLACPLNKNVFGFRDDDFVEGVRLADPATYYTDVVMPADMNLVF